Proteins from a single region of Rhodovibrio salinarum DSM 9154:
- a CDS encoding DUF6314 family protein, with the protein MTAPDPAGEPMPVYDLCAFFVGRWAIVREIEDRRAGVRHVMRGSGTFALPSGDPAGLLYDETVTWRPAGQEMTGTRRYRIANLAGARAEVLFDDGRPFHALDLSAGTCAVHHDCPPDVYDGLYRVLDTDRFTVRWAVTGPRKDSVLMTTFKREP; encoded by the coding sequence ATGACTGCCCCCGACCCGGCCGGTGAGCCGATGCCCGTCTATGACCTATGCGCCTTCTTCGTAGGCCGTTGGGCCATCGTGCGCGAGATCGAGGATCGCCGTGCGGGGGTTCGGCACGTCATGCGCGGCAGCGGTACCTTCGCGCTGCCTTCAGGCGATCCCGCTGGACTGCTCTACGACGAGACGGTTACGTGGCGCCCGGCCGGCCAGGAGATGACCGGCACGCGCCGCTACCGGATCGCGAACCTCGCGGGCGCACGCGCCGAAGTGTTGTTCGACGACGGCCGACCGTTCCATGCTCTCGACTTGTCGGCCGGCACGTGCGCGGTCCACCACGACTGCCCGCCGGACGTCTACGATGGCCTCTATCGCGTGCTCGACACCGATCGTTTCACCGTCCGCTGGGCCGTCACCGGCCCGCGCAAGGACAGCGTGTTGATGACGACCTTCAAACGGGAGCCTTAA